A single genomic interval of Plasmodium relictum strain SGS1 genome assembly, contig: PRELSG_00_v1_354, whole genome shotgun sequence harbors:
- a CDS encoding fam-h protein: protein MNKKSNSIKNVDAYPRYYPLTSRIFITTDISTVKIYYKKEKKYSLYFVIKFFILSLLIWILQCSNNWNTCGTWNYENNLKSILNLGAKRSLSESYDTIKQKKGLQCYEQQDTMTINLEPNNEQSEIEKNLDAEQENEIETKEENEKVKFNERISDKCVNDFKTISLILAFLMSLSSFVLSPIITKHYIPELKSSIFILCNLSFIIFSIFLLHEEIKKKRKNK from the exons atgaacaagAAAAGTAATTCTATCAAGAATGTTGATGCATACCCCAGGTACTACCCTCTTACATCTAGAATTTTTATAACTACAGATATATCAactgtaaaaatatattataaaaaagagaaaaaatattcattatattttgttataaaattttttatactttctCTTTTAATTTGGATATTACAGTGTTCTAATAAT tGGAACACTTGTGGAACGTGGAATTACgaaaataacttaaaaagtatattaaatttagGAGCTAAAAGATCATTATCAGAAAGTTACGATacaataaaacaaaaaaaaggaCTACAATGCTATGAACAACAAGATACGATGACAATAAATTTAGAACCAAATAATGAGCAAagtgaaatagaaaaaaatctAGATGCAGAacaagaaaatgaaatagagACAAAAGAGGAAAATGAGAAggtaaaatttaatgaaagaATATCAGACAAATGTGTAAATGATTTTAAAAcaatttcattaattttagcTTTTCTTATGTCATTATCTTCATTTGTATTATCTCCAATAATTACAAAACACTATATTCCAGAACTTAAAAGTAGTATTTTTATACTATgtaatttatcttttataatattttcaatCTTTTTACTTCAcgaggaaataaaaaaaaaacgtaaaaacaaataa